The following are encoded in a window of Mycobacterium decipiens genomic DNA:
- a CDS encoding TetR/AcrR family transcriptional regulator — protein sequence MNGQPADEKQGAPPIRRRGDKQRQAILQAVRELVQERPFAELSVSTISLRAGVARSGFYFYFDSKYAVLAQILAEAAEELEERTHYFAPRQPGESPEQFAKRMVGSAAAVYAHNDPVMNACNAARHSDIEIRDILDQQFEVVLRQIVGVIEAEVKAGTAHPISDDLPTLIRTLAATTALGLTGDPLLAGRDSDLKRRVRVLEQMWLNALWGGKAE from the coding sequence GTGAACGGCCAACCCGCAGACGAGAAGCAGGGTGCGCCGCCGATCCGACGGCGTGGTGACAAACAACGACAAGCGATCCTGCAGGCCGTACGTGAACTGGTGCAGGAGCGACCGTTTGCGGAGCTATCGGTCAGCACCATCAGTCTCCGGGCCGGGGTAGCCCGCTCCGGTTTCTACTTCTACTTCGATTCCAAGTACGCGGTGCTCGCCCAGATCCTGGCCGAGGCGGCTGAAGAACTAGAAGAACGCACGCACTATTTCGCCCCCCGTCAGCCGGGTGAGTCGCCGGAGCAGTTCGCCAAGCGGATGGTCGGCAGTGCCGCCGCCGTCTACGCGCACAACGACCCGGTGATGAACGCCTGTAATGCGGCACGCCACAGCGATATTGAGATCCGCGACATTCTCGATCAGCAGTTCGAAGTGGTGCTGCGCCAGATTGTGGGTGTCATCGAGGCCGAAGTGAAGGCCGGAACCGCCCATCCGATCAGCGACGACCTCCCAACGCTGATTCGCACCCTGGCGGCCACCACCGCGTTGGGGCTGACCGGCGACCCCTTGCTTGCCGGCCGTGACAGTGACCTAAAGCGCCGGGTTCGGGTGCTCGAACAAATGTGGCTCAACGCGCTTTGGGGCGGCAAGGCCGAATAA
- a CDS encoding SDR family oxidoreductase produces MAPKGSGRYFAGKRCFVTGAASGIGRATTLRLAAQGAELYLTDRNFDGLAQTVSDARALGAQVPEHRVLDVSDYEDVAAFAADIHASHPSMDVVLNIAGVSAWGTVDQLTHDQWSRIIAINLMGPIHVIETFVPPMVAAGRGGHLVNVSSAAGLVGLPWHAAYSASKYGLRGLSEVLRFDLARHRIGVSVVVPGAVKTPLVNTVEIAGVDRDDPRVNRWVDRFSGHAVSPEIAAEKILAGVAKNRYLIYTSADIRALYAFKRFAWWPYTLVMRRVNVFFTRALRPGP; encoded by the coding sequence ATGGCGCCGAAGGGATCCGGGCGGTACTTCGCGGGTAAGCGGTGCTTTGTCACCGGTGCGGCCAGCGGCATCGGCCGCGCGACCACCTTGCGCCTTGCCGCGCAAGGTGCCGAGCTCTATCTGACCGACCGGAACTTTGATGGATTGGCGCAAACCGTGTCCGACGCCCGTGCGTTGGGCGCACAGGTGCCCGAGCATCGGGTTCTGGATGTCTCCGATTATGAGGATGTGGCGGCATTCGCGGCTGACATCCACGCCAGCCATCCGAGCATGGATGTCGTACTGAACATCGCCGGTGTGTCGGCCTGGGGCACGGTTGACCAGCTCACGCACGATCAGTGGAGCAGGATAATCGCGATCAATCTCATGGGGCCAATCCACGTCATCGAGACCTTCGTCCCGCCGATGGTTGCGGCCGGCCGGGGTGGGCACCTGGTCAATGTGTCCTCGGCGGCCGGGCTGGTCGGTTTGCCATGGCATGCCGCCTATAGCGCCAGCAAGTACGGATTGCGGGGACTTTCTGAGGTGCTGCGCTTCGATCTGGCCCGGCACCGCATCGGGGTATCCGTCGTGGTGCCCGGCGCGGTCAAGACCCCGCTGGTCAATACCGTCGAGATCGCCGGAGTGGACCGCGACGACCCGAGGGTCAACCGCTGGGTCGACCGGTTCAGCGGTCACGCCGTGTCCCCGGAAATAGCGGCCGAGAAAATTCTGGCCGGGGTCGCAAAAAACAGATACCTGATCTACACGTCGGCTGACATCCGGGCGCTGTACGCGTTCAAGCGGTTTGCGTGGTGGCCATACACCCTGGTGATGCGGCGGGTCAACGTTTTCTTCACGCGCGCGCTTCGGCCCGGGCCCTAG
- a CDS encoding DNA polymerase IV, producing MPVPAPQWILHVDLDQFLASVELRRHPELGGLPVIVGGSGDPTEPRKVVTCASYEAREFGVRAGMPLRIAARRCPDATFLPSDPAAYDAASDEVMGLLRDQGYPVEVWGWDEAYLGLAAGPADHPVDPIKVAEELRNLILSRTGLSCSIGISDNKQRAKVATGFAKPAGVYQLTNANWMPTMGDRRVDALWGVGPKTAKRLANLQINTVYQLAHADSEQLISTFGPRTALWLLLLARGGGDAEVSVEPWVPRSRSHVVTFPRDLTSRSEMNSAVTELAQQTLDDVVASSRIVTRVAVTVRTATFYTRTKIRKLEAPSTDPDVITAAALHVLDLFELDRPVRLLGVRLELAPSPKRTDR from the coding sequence ATGCCGGTACCAGCACCGCAATGGATCCTGCACGTAGACCTCGACCAGTTTTTGGCGTCGGTCGAACTACGCCGCCACCCCGAACTGGGCGGTCTGCCGGTCATCGTCGGCGGCAGTGGCGATCCGACCGAACCGCGAAAGGTCGTCACCTGCGCGTCATACGAGGCCCGCGAGTTCGGCGTGCGCGCGGGCATGCCGCTACGCATCGCCGCCCGACGATGCCCCGACGCCACATTCTTGCCGTCGGACCCAGCCGCCTACGACGCGGCGTCCGACGAGGTGATGGGGTTGTTGCGCGACCAGGGATACCCGGTCGAGGTGTGGGGTTGGGACGAGGCCTACCTCGGGCTGGCGGCCGGGCCTGCCGACCATCCCGTCGATCCCATCAAAGTCGCCGAAGAGCTCCGCAACCTCATACTGTCGCGAACCGGGCTGTCTTGCTCGATAGGTATCAGCGACAATAAGCAGCGCGCCAAGGTCGCCACCGGCTTCGCCAAACCAGCGGGCGTCTATCAACTCACCAATGCCAACTGGATGCCCACGATGGGTGACCGTAGGGTCGACGCGCTGTGGGGCGTGGGGCCTAAGACTGCGAAAAGGCTTGCAAACCTTCAGATCAACACCGTCTACCAACTTGCGCACGCCGATTCCGAGCAATTGATATCGACGTTCGGTCCGCGAACCGCGCTGTGGCTGCTGCTGCTCGCCAGGGGCGGAGGCGATGCCGAAGTCAGCGTCGAACCTTGGGTTCCACGCTCGCGCAGCCACGTCGTGACCTTTCCACGCGACCTGACCTCCCGATCCGAAATGAACTCGGCGGTAACGGAATTGGCTCAACAAACGCTGGACGACGTGGTGGCTTCGTCACGAATCGTCACCCGAGTGGCGGTCACCGTGCGCACCGCGACGTTCTATACCCGCACCAAAATCCGAAAGCTGGAAGCTCCCAGTACCGACCCCGATGTCATCACTGCCGCCGCCCTGCACGTCCTTGACCTTTTCGAGCTGGATCGGCCCGTCCGGCTGCTGGGGGTGCGGCTGGAGCTGGCACCGAGTCCTAAGCGCACCGACCGCTAG
- a CDS encoding TetR/AcrR family transcriptional regulator, whose protein sequence is MGGVERLSDLPVSARQERGDAARNRALLLAAARRLVTRRGADAITMDDVAAAAGVGKGTLFRRFGSRAGLMMVLLDEDERASQQAFLFGPPPLGPEAPPLDRVIAFGRERMRFVRAHHVLLSQANRDPQTRHSAATSVHRTHVRMLLASAQTTGDLDAQTDALLALLDADYVEHQLNTGGHTLQSLGDAWESLARKLCGR, encoded by the coding sequence GTGGGCGGGGTCGAGCGGTTGAGTGACTTGCCGGTGTCCGCTAGACAAGAGCGCGGCGACGCGGCACGCAATCGCGCACTGCTATTGGCGGCGGCGCGCCGGCTGGTCACCCGACGCGGCGCGGACGCGATCACCATGGACGACGTCGCCGCGGCCGCCGGCGTCGGCAAAGGCACCCTGTTTCGCCGCTTCGGCAGCCGAGCCGGCCTGATGATGGTGCTCCTCGATGAGGACGAACGAGCCAGCCAGCAGGCTTTCCTGTTCGGTCCGCCGCCACTGGGCCCGGAGGCGCCGCCGCTGGATCGCGTGATCGCGTTCGGCCGGGAGCGGATGCGCTTCGTTCGTGCCCATCACGTGCTGCTGTCGCAAGCCAACCGAGATCCGCAGACCCGGCACAGCGCGGCGACATCGGTGCACCGCACCCATGTGCGGATGCTGCTCGCCTCGGCGCAGACCACCGGCGACCTGGATGCCCAGACGGACGCCCTGCTAGCGCTGCTCGATGCCGACTATGTCGAGCACCAACTCAATACCGGCGGCCACACCCTGCAAAGCTTGGGCGACGCATGGGAGAGCCTGGCGCGAAAACTGTGCGGACGGTGA
- a CDS encoding NAD(P)H-dependent oxidoreductase yields the protein MSDGKSDIKVLALVGSLRAASLNRQIAELAATVAPDGVTVAVFEGLADLPFYNEDIDTAIRVPASVTALREAAADAHATLVVTPEYNGSIPAVIKNAIDWLSRPFGNGALKDKPLAVIGGAAGRYGGVWAHDETRKSFGIAGTRVVDAIKLSVPFQTLDKPPADDAELAANVRDVVGKLAAEVS from the coding sequence GTGTCAGATGGCAAGTCCGACATCAAAGTCTTGGCGTTGGTGGGCAGCCTGCGTGCGGCGTCACTCAATCGCCAGATCGCTGAGCTGGCCGCGACGGTCGCGCCGGACGGTGTCACCGTGGCCGTGTTTGAGGGGCTAGCTGACCTGCCGTTCTACAACGAAGACATCGACACGGCTATCCGCGTGCCGGCATCGGTGACCGCGTTGCGGGAGGCCGCGGCTGACGCGCACGCCACCTTGGTCGTCACGCCGGAGTACAACGGCAGCATTCCCGCGGTGATCAAGAACGCGATCGACTGGCTGTCCAGGCCGTTTGGCAACGGCGCGTTGAAGGATAAGCCGTTGGCCGTTATCGGCGGGGCCGCGGGCCGCTACGGCGGGGTGTGGGCGCACGACGAGACCCGCAAGTCCTTCGGAATCGCCGGCACCCGCGTGGTCGACGCGATCAAGCTCTCGGTGCCGTTCCAAACCCTGGACAAACCGCCCGCGGACGACGCCGAGCTTGCGGCGAACGTTCGTGACGTCGTCGGCAAGCTCGCCGCCGAGGTCAGCTGA
- a CDS encoding redoxin NrdH, with amino-acid sequence MTITVYTKPACVQCSATSKALDKQGITYQKVDISLDSEARDYVMALGYLQAPVVVAGSDHWSGFRPDRIKALAGSALSA; translated from the coding sequence ATGACCATCACCGTCTATACCAAGCCCGCATGCGTGCAGTGCAGCGCCACGTCCAAGGCGCTGGACAAGCAGGGCATCACCTACCAGAAGGTCGATATCAGCCTGGATTCCGAAGCGCGGGACTACGTGATGGCATTGGGTTATCTACAGGCACCCGTGGTGGTCGCCGGAAGCGACCATTGGTCGGGCTTCCGGCCCGATCGGATCAAGGCGCTCGCCGGCTCGGCGCTGAGCGCGTAG
- the nrdI gene encoding class Ib ribonucleoside-diphosphate reductase assembly flavoprotein NrdI: protein MDVRGRSLVYFSSVSENTHRFVQKLGVPATRIPLHGRIEVDVPYVLILPTYGGGRATPDVNAGGYVPKQVIAFLNNDHNRELLRGVIAAGNTNFGAEFCYAGDVVARKCGVPYLYRFELMGTEDDVAAVRVGLAEFWKEQTCHQPSLQSL, encoded by the coding sequence ATGGATGTCAGGGGGCGCAGCCTGGTCTATTTCTCTTCCGTGTCGGAGAACACCCACCGCTTCGTGCAGAAGCTGGGTGTTCCCGCCACACGGATACCCTTGCATGGCCGGATCGAGGTCGACGTCCCGTACGTATTGATACTGCCCACCTACGGTGGCGGCCGGGCAACTCCGGATGTCAATGCCGGCGGATATGTCCCCAAACAGGTCATCGCCTTTTTGAATAACGACCACAATCGAGAGTTGCTGCGCGGGGTCATCGCGGCCGGCAACACCAACTTCGGTGCGGAGTTCTGCTACGCCGGCGACGTCGTCGCCCGCAAGTGCGGCGTTCCCTACCTCTACCGCTTCGAACTGATGGGTACCGAGGACGACGTCGCCGCCGTCCGCGTCGGTCTCGCTGAATTCTGGAAGGAACAGACGTGCCACCAACCGTCATTGCAGAGCCTGTAG
- the nrdE gene encoding class 1b ribonucleoside-diphosphate reductase subunit alpha, which produces MPPTVIAEPVASGANVLPDETDYHALNAMLNLYDADGKIQFDKDREAAHQYFLQHVNQNTVFFHNQDEKLDYLIRENYYEREVLDQYSRNFVKTLTDRAYAKKFRFPTFLGAFKYYTSYTLKTFDGKRYLERFEDRVVMVALTLAAGDTALAEKLVDEIIDGRFQPATPTFLNSGKKQRGEPVSCFLLRIEDNMESIGRSINSALQLSKRGGGVALLLSNIREHGAPIKNIENQSSGVIPIMKLLEDSFSYANQLGARQGAGAVYLNAHHPDIYRFLDTKRENADEKIRIKTLSLGVVLPDITFELAKRNDDMYLFSPYDVERVYGVAFADISVTEKYYEMVDDARIRKTKIKAREFFQTLAELQFESGYPYIMFEDTVNRANPIEGKITHSNLCSEILQVSTPSLYNDDLSYAKVGKDISCNLGSLNIAKTMDSPDFAQTIEVAIRALTAVSDQTQIKSVPSIEQGNNDSHAIGLGQMNLHGYLARESVFYGSEEGIDFTNIYFYTVLYHALRASNRISIERGTRFVGFERSKYASGEFFDKYTEQIWEPKTEKVRRLFADAGIRIPTQDDWRRLKESVQVHGIYNQNLQAVPPTGSISYINHSTSSIHPIVSKVEIRKEGKIGRVYYPAPYMTNDNLEYYSDAYEIGYEKIIDTYAAATQHVDQGLSLTLFFKDTATTRDVNKAQIYAWRKGIKTLYYIRLRQMALEGTEVEGCVSCML; this is translated from the coding sequence GTGCCACCAACCGTCATTGCAGAGCCTGTAGCCTCCGGCGCGAACGTGTTGCCGGACGAAACGGACTATCACGCGCTGAACGCGATGCTGAACCTGTACGACGCGGACGGCAAGATCCAGTTCGACAAGGATCGGGAAGCCGCCCACCAGTACTTCCTGCAGCACGTCAACCAGAACACGGTCTTCTTTCACAATCAGGACGAGAAGCTCGACTACCTGATCCGCGAAAATTACTACGAGCGTGAGGTTCTCGATCAGTATTCGCGCAACTTCGTCAAGACGCTGACCGACCGTGCCTACGCCAAGAAGTTCCGCTTTCCGACGTTTTTGGGCGCGTTCAAGTACTACACCTCCTACACGCTGAAGACTTTCGACGGCAAGCGGTATCTGGAGCGCTTCGAAGACCGGGTCGTGATGGTGGCGCTTACCCTGGCCGCGGGCGACACCGCACTGGCGGAGAAGCTGGTCGACGAGATCATCGACGGCCGGTTCCAGCCGGCCACTCCGACGTTTTTGAACTCGGGAAAGAAGCAGCGCGGCGAGCCGGTGAGCTGCTTTTTGCTGCGCATTGAGGACAACATGGAGTCGATCGGGCGATCGATCAACTCCGCGCTGCAGCTGTCCAAGCGTGGCGGGGGAGTTGCGTTGCTGCTGAGCAACATTCGCGAGCACGGGGCGCCAATCAAGAACATCGAGAACCAGTCGTCGGGTGTCATCCCGATCATGAAGCTGCTCGAGGACTCGTTCTCCTACGCCAACCAGCTGGGTGCGCGCCAGGGCGCCGGTGCGGTATACCTGAACGCCCATCACCCCGACATCTACCGCTTCCTGGACACCAAGCGGGAGAACGCCGACGAGAAGATCCGGATCAAGACGCTGAGCCTGGGGGTGGTGCTCCCCGACATCACCTTCGAGCTGGCCAAGCGTAACGACGACATGTATCTGTTCTCGCCCTACGATGTTGAACGGGTTTACGGTGTGGCGTTCGCCGATATCTCGGTGACCGAGAAGTACTACGAGATGGTCGACGATGCCCGCATCCGCAAGACCAAGATCAAGGCGCGCGAGTTCTTCCAGACGTTGGCCGAGTTGCAGTTCGAGTCCGGCTATCCCTACATCATGTTCGAGGACACGGTGAACCGGGCCAATCCCATTGAAGGCAAGATCACGCACTCGAACCTCTGCTCGGAGATCCTGCAGGTCTCCACGCCGTCGTTATACAACGACGATTTGTCGTATGCCAAAGTGGGCAAAGACATTTCGTGCAACCTGGGGTCGCTGAACATCGCCAAGACGATGGACTCGCCGGACTTCGCCCAGACGATCGAGGTGGCGATCCGCGCGCTGACCGCAGTGAGCGACCAGACCCAGATCAAGTCGGTGCCCTCGATCGAGCAGGGCAACAACGACTCTCACGCGATCGGGCTGGGGCAGATGAACCTGCACGGCTATCTGGCTCGTGAAAGCGTCTTCTACGGTTCCGAAGAGGGCATCGACTTCACCAACATCTACTTCTATACCGTGCTCTACCACGCATTGCGGGCGTCGAACCGCATTTCGATAGAGAGAGGCACCCGGTTCGTTGGTTTCGAGCGCTCCAAGTACGCGTCGGGGGAGTTCTTCGACAAGTACACCGAGCAGATTTGGGAGCCGAAGACCGAGAAGGTACGTCGGCTTTTCGCCGATGCGGGGATCCGCATCCCGACGCAGGACGACTGGCGGCGGCTCAAGGAATCGGTGCAGGTGCACGGCATCTACAACCAGAACCTGCAGGCGGTGCCGCCGACCGGGTCGATCTCCTACATCAACCATTCGACGTCGTCGATCCACCCCATCGTGTCGAAGGTCGAGATCCGCAAGGAAGGCAAGATCGGACGGGTTTACTACCCGGCGCCCTACATGACCAACGACAACCTGGAGTACTACTCCGACGCCTACGAGATCGGCTACGAGAAGATCATCGACACCTACGCCGCGGCCACTCAGCATGTGGATCAAGGGCTTTCGCTGACGCTGTTCTTCAAGGACACCGCCACCACCCGTGACGTGAACAAGGCGCAGATCTACGCCTGGCGCAAGGGGATCAAGACCCTGTACTACATCCGGCTGCGCCAGATGGCGCTGGAAGGCACCGAAGTCGAGGGCTGTGTGTCCTGCATGCTGTAG
- a CDS encoding TetR/AcrR family transcriptional regulator, whose protein sequence is MVRIPRAHPSVKPGVKVDARSERWREHRKKVRNEIVEAAFRAIDRLGPELSVREIAEEAGTAKPKIYRHFTDKSDLFIAIGERLRDMLWAAIFPSINLATDSAREVIRRSVEEYVNLVDQHPNVLRVFIQGRSAKQSEATVRTLNEGREITLTFAEMFNNELREMDLNGAAIELAAFAAFGAAASATEWWLGPEPDSPRRMSRDQFVAHLTTIMMGVIVGTAELLGIAMDPDQPIQEAVPSNPAVR, encoded by the coding sequence GTGGTGAGAATCCCGCGAGCCCACCCGAGCGTGAAGCCCGGGGTGAAAGTTGACGCGCGCAGCGAACGTTGGCGCGAACACCGCAAGAAGGTGCGCAACGAGATCGTCGAAGCCGCCTTCCGCGCCATCGACCGCCTGGGGCCTGAGCTAAGTGTGCGGGAGATCGCCGAAGAGGCCGGCACCGCCAAGCCGAAGATCTACCGGCATTTCACCGACAAGTCCGACCTGTTCATTGCGATCGGGGAACGTCTGCGCGACATGTTGTGGGCGGCGATCTTCCCGTCGATCAACCTCGCCACCGACTCGGCCCGCGAGGTTATCCGGCGCAGCGTCGAGGAGTACGTCAACCTCGTCGACCAGCATCCCAATGTGCTGCGGGTCTTTATTCAGGGCCGCTCCGCAAAGCAGTCCGAGGCGACGGTCCGCACCCTCAACGAGGGCCGAGAGATCACCCTGACCTTTGCTGAGATGTTCAACAACGAGCTGCGCGAGATGGACTTGAACGGCGCGGCGATCGAACTTGCCGCATTCGCCGCCTTCGGGGCGGCGGCATCAGCCACCGAATGGTGGTTGGGTCCCGAGCCGGACAGCCCACGCCGCATGTCGCGTGACCAGTTCGTTGCGCATTTGACGACGATCATGATGGGAGTGATCGTCGGCACCGCCGAGCTGCTCGGCATCGCTATGGATCCAGACCAACCGATCCAAGAGGCGGTACCCAGCAACCCGGCAGTGCGCTGA
- a CDS encoding flavin-containing monooxygenase encodes MTNVVTPATTAAENGQAGKPPTHTRAVIIGTGFSGLGMAIALQRQGVDFVILEKADDVGGTWRDNSYPGCACDIPSHLYSFSFEPKPDWKHLFSYQPEIWDYLKGVTEKYGLRRYIKFNSLVDRGYWDDDECRWHVFTTDGREYVAQFLVSGAGALHIPAFPDIDGRDEFSGAAFHSAQWDHSVDLTGKRVAIIGTGASAIQIVPEIIGQVAELQLYQRTPPWVVPRTNEQLPVALRRALENVPGLRALLRLAIYWAQEVLAYGMTKRPNLLKVIEAYAKWNIRRSVKDRALRRKLIPRYRIGCKRILNSSTYYPAVADPKTDVITEPITRITRDGIVTTDGTGREAVREADVIVYATGFHVTDSYTYVQIKGQQGEDLVDRWNREGIGAHRGITVADVPNLFFLLGPNTGLGHNSVVFMIESQIHYVADAIAKCDRMGAQALAPTRAAQDRFNEELQRKLAHSVWSTGGCSSWYLDEHGKNTVLWSGYTWQYWLATRSVNPAEYRFFGVGKDSSHDREPVAATN; translated from the coding sequence ATGACCAATGTCGTGACCCCGGCTACCACAGCAGCCGAGAACGGTCAGGCCGGCAAGCCGCCGACACATACCCGCGCCGTCATCATCGGGACCGGATTCTCCGGTCTGGGGATGGCCATCGCGCTGCAGCGGCAGGGTGTTGACTTCGTGATCCTGGAGAAAGCCGACGACGTCGGCGGCACCTGGCGCGACAACAGCTACCCCGGCTGCGCCTGCGACATCCCGTCGCATCTGTACTCGTTCTCGTTCGAACCCAAGCCGGACTGGAAGCATCTGTTCTCCTATCAGCCCGAGATCTGGGACTACCTCAAAGGGGTCACCGAGAAGTACGGGCTGCGCCGCTATATCAAGTTCAATTCCCTGGTCGATCGCGGCTACTGGGACGATGACGAATGCCGGTGGCACGTGTTCACCACCGATGGTCGCGAATACGTCGCGCAGTTCCTGGTCTCGGGGGCGGGCGCGTTGCACATCCCGGCCTTCCCCGACATCGATGGCCGGGACGAATTTTCCGGTGCCGCTTTCCATTCCGCGCAGTGGGACCACAGCGTCGACCTGACCGGCAAGCGGGTGGCGATCATCGGGACCGGCGCCAGCGCAATCCAGATCGTGCCGGAGATCATCGGGCAGGTCGCCGAACTGCAGCTCTACCAACGCACGCCGCCGTGGGTGGTCCCACGCACCAACGAACAGCTCCCGGTGGCGTTGCGCCGGGCATTGGAGAACGTCCCAGGACTACGGGCACTGCTGCGCCTCGCCATCTATTGGGCGCAAGAGGTGCTGGCCTACGGCATGACCAAGCGGCCCAACCTGCTGAAGGTCATCGAGGCCTATGCGAAGTGGAACATTCGCCGCTCGGTGAAGGATCGCGCGCTGCGTCGCAAGCTGATCCCGCGGTATCGCATCGGCTGCAAACGCATCCTGAACTCCTCCACCTACTACCCGGCCGTGGCGGACCCGAAAACCGACGTGATCACCGAGCCCATCACCCGCATCACGCGCGACGGGATCGTCACCACCGACGGCACCGGCCGTGAGGCCGTGCGCGAAGCGGACGTGATTGTGTACGCGACTGGCTTCCACGTCACCGACTCCTATACCTACGTGCAGATCAAAGGGCAGCAGGGCGAAGACCTGGTCGACCGTTGGAACCGCGAGGGTATCGGTGCTCATCGCGGGATCACCGTCGCCGACGTACCCAACCTGTTCTTCCTGCTGGGCCCCAACACCGGCCTGGGACACAACTCGGTGGTGTTCATGATCGAATCCCAGATCCACTATGTGGCGGACGCGATCGCCAAGTGTGACCGGATGGGTGCGCAGGCGCTGGCTCCCACCCGCGCGGCGCAGGACCGATTCAACGAGGAGCTGCAACGCAAGCTGGCTCACTCGGTGTGGAGCACCGGCGGCTGCAGCAGCTGGTATCTCGACGAGCACGGCAAGAACACGGTGCTGTGGAGCGGCTACACCTGGCAGTACTGGTTGGCCACCCGCTCGGTCAACCCCGCGGAGTACCGGTTCTTCGGGGTCGGCAAGGACTCGTCGCACGACCGCGAGCCGGTTGCTGCGACGAACTAG
- the nrdF gene encoding class 1b ribonucleoside-diphosphate reductase subunit beta: MSGNAKLIDRVSAINWNRLHDEKDAEVWDRLTGNFWLPEKVPVSNDIPSWGTLTAGEKQLTMRVFTGLTMLDTIQGTVGAVSLIPDALTPHEEAVYTNIAFMESVHAKSYSQIFSTLCSTAEIDDAFRWSEENPNLQRKAEIVLEYYRGDEPLKRKVASTLLESFLFYSGFYLPMYWSSRAKLTNTADMIRLIIRDEAVHGYYIGYKFQRGLALVDDAKRTELKDYTYELLFELYDNEVEYTQDLYDEVGLTEDVKKFLRYNANKALMNLGYEALFPRDETDVNPAILSALSPNADENHDFFSGSGSSYVIGKAVVTQDDDWDF, encoded by the coding sequence GTGAGTGGTAATGCGAAGCTGATCGACCGTGTCTCAGCGATCAACTGGAACCGGCTGCACGATGAGAAGGATGCCGAGGTCTGGGATCGGCTGACCGGAAACTTCTGGCTGCCCGAGAAGGTGCCGGTGTCCAACGACATCCCGTCGTGGGGCACCCTTACCGCCGGCGAGAAGCAACTCACCATGCGGGTCTTCACCGGTCTGACCATGCTGGACACCATTCAGGGCACCGTGGGTGCGGTCAGCCTGATCCCCGACGCGCTGACCCCGCATGAGGAAGCGGTGTACACCAACATCGCGTTCATGGAGTCGGTGCACGCCAAGAGCTACAGCCAGATCTTTTCCACGCTGTGCTCCACGGCCGAGATCGACGACGCGTTCCGCTGGTCGGAGGAGAACCCCAACCTGCAGCGCAAGGCCGAGATCGTGCTCGAGTACTACCGCGGCGACGAACCACTCAAGCGCAAGGTGGCCTCCACGCTGCTGGAGAGCTTCCTGTTCTACTCGGGTTTCTACCTGCCGATGTACTGGTCGAGCCGGGCCAAGCTGACCAACACCGCCGACATGATCCGGCTGATCATCCGCGACGAGGCCGTGCACGGCTACTACATCGGCTACAAGTTCCAGCGCGGCCTGGCGCTGGTCGACGACGCCAAGCGCACCGAACTCAAGGACTACACCTACGAACTGCTTTTCGAGCTGTACGACAACGAGGTCGAGTACACCCAGGATCTTTACGACGAGGTCGGACTGACCGAGGACGTCAAGAAATTCCTGCGCTACAACGCGAACAAGGCGCTGATGAATCTCGGCTATGAGGCGCTGTTCCCCCGCGACGAGACCGACGTGAACCCCGCGATCCTGTCGGCGCTATCACCCAACGCCGACGAGAACCACGACTTCTTCTCCGGCTCCGGATCCAGCTACGTGATCGGCAAGGCGGTCGTCACGCAGGACGACGACTGGGACTTCTAG
- a CDS encoding DUF3349 domain-containing protein, translating into MTKTFSHPHFLRSVLSWLQVGYPDGVPGPDRVALLSLLRSTPLTEEQVREVVRHLTEKGSPAIADGVINTDEIAEFISEVTHHDAGPENVQRVAGILAAAGWPLAGVEVSEAESEGGHAAASQG; encoded by the coding sequence GTGACGAAAACTTTCTCGCACCCCCATTTCTTGCGATCAGTGCTGAGCTGGCTGCAGGTCGGCTACCCCGACGGCGTCCCCGGGCCGGACCGAGTGGCGCTGCTGTCGCTGTTGCGCAGCACCCCATTGACCGAGGAGCAGGTCAGGGAGGTGGTGCGCCACCTCACCGAGAAGGGTTCGCCGGCCATCGCCGACGGCGTGATCAACACTGACGAGATCGCCGAGTTCATCTCCGAGGTGACCCACCACGACGCCGGACCGGAGAACGTCCAACGGGTGGCGGGCATCCTGGCCGCCGCGGGATGGCCGTTAGCCGGCGTCGAAGTCAGCGAGGCCGAATCCGAAGGGGGCCACGCAGCCGCCTCACAAGGCTGA